Proteins from a single region of Leucoraja erinacea ecotype New England chromosome 25, Leri_hhj_1, whole genome shotgun sequence:
- the LOC129709280 gene encoding uncharacterized protein LOC129709280 yields the protein MVSRWGRGSEPVSELRSLPFARRLAYFDGEFERLRRERRLPASSSARLRALEPLLRRGPSRSPGPRSALAAGALLLLLLLLLLLLPGGLLRAGPAARFLSFCGRALLIQLLPYWDWTLYSNTDCLIRNPYYFVRGLESLQLTDCINVCQKYPTVESVQKVDPKVVLQKYLRQNLPLVITDGAEEWVALRDFTVPFLTRVSEKGSFVYLYFM from the exons ATGGTGAGCCGGTGGGGGCGAGGCTCCGAGCCGGTTTCGGAGCTTCGCTCGCTGCCCTTCGCCCGCAGGCTCGCCTACTTCGACGGCGAGTTCGAGCGGCTGCGGCGGGAGCGGCGATTGCCGGCTTCATCCTCGGCCCGGCTCCGGGCGCTGGAGCCGCTGCTGCGCCGCGGGCCTAGCCGCTCCCCCGGCCCTCGGTCGGCGCTGGCCGCCGgcgccctgctgctgctgctgctgctgctgctgctgctcctgccaGGCGGCCTACTCCGCGCCGGCCCCGCCGCCCGCTTCCTCAGCTTCTGCGGCCGCGCCCTGCTCATCCAG ttgctgccttattgggATTGGACGTTGTACTCCAACACAGACTGCCTGATCAGGAACCCCTATTATTTTGTGAGAGGCCTCGAGTCCTTACAGCTGACTGACTGCATCAAT GTGTGCCAGAAATACCCAACCGTGGAATCTGTGCAGAAAGTGGATCCAAAAGTTGTTCTTCAGAAGTATCTGCGTCAGAATCTACCCCTTGTAATAACGGACGGGGCTGAAGAATGGGTTGCGCTGAGGGATTTCACTGTGCCATTCCTAACTCGGG